One Brassica napus cultivar Da-Ae chromosome A1, Da-Ae, whole genome shotgun sequence genomic region harbors:
- the LOC106376869 gene encoding probable dolichyl-diphosphooligosaccharide--protein glycosyltransferase subunit 3B, whose protein sequence is MAIDKKLLSLLLLVSSLSSIASASFSDPDSDSDLTNELASLRSNSESGVIHLDDHGISKFLISSPTPRPYSILVFFDATQLHSKTELRLQELRREFGLVSATFLANNNGSDLNKLFFCEIEFSRSQSSFQRFGVNALPHIRLVTASTAKLSDESGQMDQSDFARLAESMAEFVEQRTKLTVGPIQRPPFLSKAQISVIVAMIVIATPFVIKRILRGETLLHDHRLWLSGAIFIYFFSVAGTMHNIIRKMPMFLQDRNDPNKLVFFYQGSGMQLGAEGFAVGFLYTVVGLLLAFVTNVLVRVRNLNVQRLVMLVALVVSSWAVKQVVYLDNWKTGYGIHPYWPSSWQ, encoded by the coding sequence ATGGCGATCGATAAAAAACTCTTATCTCTTCTACTCCTCGTATCCTCCTTATCATCAATCGCATCAGCATCCTTCTCAGATCCAGATTCCGATTCAGATCTCACCAACGAGCTCGCTTCCCTGAGATCAAACTCCGAATCAGGCGTAATCCATCTCGACGACCATGGAATCTCCAAATTCCTCATCTCCTCTCCCACTCCACGTCCTTACTCAATCCTCGTCTTCTTCGACGCCACTCAGCTCCACAGCAAAACGGAGCTCCGTCTCCAAGAGCTCCGCCGCGAGTTCGGCCTCGTCTCCGCCACCTTCCTCGCCAACAACAACGGATCCGATCTGAACAAGCTTTTCTTCTGCGAGATCGAGTTCTCGCGGTCCCAGTCTTCCTTCCAGCGATTCGGCGTCAACGCTCTCCCTCACATCCGTCTCGTAACCGCTTCAACAGCGAAACTAAGCGACGAATCTGGTCAAATGGACCAGTCTGATTTCGCGAGGTTAGCCGAATCCATGGCTGAGTTCGTCGAGCAGCGAACCAAGCTCACCGTCGGTCCGATCCAACGTCCGCCGTTTCTTTCCAAGGCGCAGATCAGCGTCATCGTGGCGATGATCGTAATCGCGACTCCGTTTGTCATCAAACGGATTCTGAGAGGAGAGACTCTTCTCCATGACCATAGGCTTTGGTTATCAGGCGCTATCTTCATCTACTTCTTCAGCGTCGCGGGAACGATGCACAACATTATCAGGAAAATGCCTATGTTTCTCCAGGATCGTAACGATCCGAACAAGCTTGTTTTCTTCTACCAAGGATCTGGGATGCAGCTTGGAGCTGAGGGGTTCGCTGTGGGGTTCTTGTACACTGTCGTTGGGTTGCTCTTGGCGTTTGTTACTAATGTGCTTGTTCGGGTTAGGAACCTTAATGTTCAGAGACTGGTGATGCTTGTGGCTCTGGTTGTGTCCTCCTGGGCTGTGAAGCAAGTTGTTTACTTGGATAATTGGAAGACTGGTTATGGGATTCATCCCTATTGGCCATCGAGTTGGCAGTGA